In Camarhynchus parvulus chromosome Z, STF_HiC, whole genome shotgun sequence, a genomic segment contains:
- the GRAMD2B gene encoding GRAM domain-containing protein 2B isoform X3 produces the protein MRRSRGQRGPPGGGRTGALRGYGENGTDEKRKAGKSPTVSLQTPTSEMEYFDDRKKVDLDRIKSSADSPVLISKSDSKIERKKRASNQLKANAHFHKLFLDVPIDEPLKQSFTCALQKEILYQGKLFLSENWICFHSKVFGKDTKISIPVLSVTLLKKTKTALLVPNALIIATVTDRYMFVSLLSRDTTYKLLKSICTHLDDTSMGNSPNPSSAENSFRADRPRTLPLDFNEDYSDLDGIVQQRRQEMEESSSTGSQTPELECFQDYHVVETETHLKVSKPEAKSVRSDAHSKRGPDGKARNSPRNGHSEAFRFLHKVKSQKLLSLNYVLVFYAILVCVLILSTFYMRYKISVLEERLMSMTAFDSHIKEHQVHQDLGSHLQINADALCDELTANLRKLEKIQNNLQKLLEDSE, from the exons ATGCGGAGGAGCCGAGGGCAGCGCGGGCCGCCGGGCGGCGGGAGAACAGGGGCGCTCCGCGGCT ATGGAGAAAATGGAactgatgaaaaaagaaaggctggaaaatcaCCCACTGTGTCACTTCAGACCCCTACCAGTGAAATGGAGTATTTTGATGACCGGAAAAAAGTTGATCTTGATAG GATCAAGAGCAGCGCAGATAGTCCAGTCCTGATAAGCAAGAGTGACTCCAagattgaaaggaaaaaacgTGCCTCAAATCAG ctgAAGGCAAACGCACACTTTCATAAGCTGTTTCTAGATGTTCCCATTGATGAGCCGCTGAAACAAA GCTTTACATGtgctctgcagaaagaaattcTGTACCAAGGAAAGTTATTCCTTTCTGAAAACTGGATTTGCTTCCATTCCAAAGTCTTTGGTAAAGACACTAAG ATTAGTATACCTGTGCTGTCAGTGACCCTtctgaagaaaaccaaaactgcCCTTCTTGTGCCAAATGCTCTGATCATAGCGACAGTGACAGATAGG TACATGTTTGTCTCACTACTCTCCAGAGATACCACCTACAAGCTATTAAAATCTATCTGTACACATCTTGAC gATACAAGCATGGGCAACAGTCCAAATCCctcttctgcagaaaacagctTCAGGGCTGATCGCCCTAGAACTCTGCCCCTG GATTTCAATGAAGATTATTCTGATCTGGATGGAATAGTGCAGCAGCGAAGACAAGAGATGGAAGagtccagcagcacaggctcacAGACACCAGAGCTGGAGTGCTTCCAAG ATTATCACGTTGTTGAAACAGAGACTCATTTGAAAGTTTCCAAGCCTGAGGCCAAGTCTGTTCGTTCAGATGCACATAGTAAACGTGGGCCTGATGGAAAAGCCCGAAACAGTCCTCGAAATG GCCATTCTGAAGCCTTCAGGTTCCTCCACAAAGTGAAGTCCCAGAAGCTCTTATCTCTGAACTATGTACTTGTATTTTATGCAATTCT tgtttgtgttttaataCTTTCTACCTTCTACATGAGATACAAAATCAGTGTCCTGGAGGAACGCCTTATGTCCATGACAGCCTTTGATTCACATATTAAGGA ACATCAAGTGCACCAAGATTTGGGATCTCACCTGCAAATTAATGCTGATGCCCTTTGTGATGAGTTAACTGCTAATCTTAGAAAATTGGAAAAG
- the GRAMD2B gene encoding GRAM domain-containing protein 2B isoform X4 yields the protein MLKKGSSLEDSVFLSESQNSFRKSSNDAPASPTESVGSVFISSDGENGTDEKRKAGKSPTVSLQTPTSEMEYFDDRKKVDLDRIKSSADSPVLISKSDSKIERKKRASNQLKANAHFHKLFLDVPIDEPLKQSFTCALQKEILYQGKLFLSENWICFHSKVFGKDTKISIPVLSVTLLKKTKTALLVPNALIIATVTDRYMFVSLLSRDTTYKLLKSICTHLDDTSMGNSPNPSSAENSFRADRPRTLPLDFNEDYSDLDGIVQQRRQEMEESSSTGSQTPELECFQDYHVVETETHLKVSKPEAKSVRSDAHSKRGPDGKARNSPRNGHSEAFRFLHKVKSQKLLSLNYVLVFYAILVCVLILSTFYMRYKISVLEERLMSMTAFDSHIKEHQVHQDLGSHLQINADALCDELTANLRKLEKIQNNLQKLLEDSE from the exons atgctgaaaaaaggAAGCTCCTTGGAGgactctgtttttctttctgaaagtcAGAACAGCTTCCGAAAATCAAGTAATGATGCCCCAGCCAGTCCTACGGAGAGTGTTGGATCAGTATTTATAAG tTCAGATGGAGAAAATGGAactgatgaaaaaagaaaggctggaaaatcaCCCACTGTGTCACTTCAGACCCCTACCAGTGAAATGGAGTATTTTGATGACCGGAAAAAAGTTGATCTTGATAG GATCAAGAGCAGCGCAGATAGTCCAGTCCTGATAAGCAAGAGTGACTCCAagattgaaaggaaaaaacgTGCCTCAAATCAG ctgAAGGCAAACGCACACTTTCATAAGCTGTTTCTAGATGTTCCCATTGATGAGCCGCTGAAACAAA GCTTTACATGtgctctgcagaaagaaattcTGTACCAAGGAAAGTTATTCCTTTCTGAAAACTGGATTTGCTTCCATTCCAAAGTCTTTGGTAAAGACACTAAG ATTAGTATACCTGTGCTGTCAGTGACCCTtctgaagaaaaccaaaactgcCCTTCTTGTGCCAAATGCTCTGATCATAGCGACAGTGACAGATAGG TACATGTTTGTCTCACTACTCTCCAGAGATACCACCTACAAGCTATTAAAATCTATCTGTACACATCTTGAC gATACAAGCATGGGCAACAGTCCAAATCCctcttctgcagaaaacagctTCAGGGCTGATCGCCCTAGAACTCTGCCCCTG GATTTCAATGAAGATTATTCTGATCTGGATGGAATAGTGCAGCAGCGAAGACAAGAGATGGAAGagtccagcagcacaggctcacAGACACCAGAGCTGGAGTGCTTCCAAG ATTATCACGTTGTTGAAACAGAGACTCATTTGAAAGTTTCCAAGCCTGAGGCCAAGTCTGTTCGTTCAGATGCACATAGTAAACGTGGGCCTGATGGAAAAGCCCGAAACAGTCCTCGAAATG GCCATTCTGAAGCCTTCAGGTTCCTCCACAAAGTGAAGTCCCAGAAGCTCTTATCTCTGAACTATGTACTTGTATTTTATGCAATTCT tgtttgtgttttaataCTTTCTACCTTCTACATGAGATACAAAATCAGTGTCCTGGAGGAACGCCTTATGTCCATGACAGCCTTTGATTCACATATTAAGGA ACATCAAGTGCACCAAGATTTGGGATCTCACCTGCAAATTAATGCTGATGCCCTTTGTGATGAGTTAACTGCTAATCTTAGAAAATTGGAAAAG
- the GRAMD2B gene encoding GRAM domain-containing protein 2B isoform X2, whose translation MVLMTEPRCDAEEPRAARAAGRRENRGAPRLSDGENGTDEKRKAGKSPTVSLQTPTSEMEYFDDRKKVDLDRIKSSADSPVLISKSDSKIERKKRASNQLKANAHFHKLFLDVPIDEPLKQSFTCALQKEILYQGKLFLSENWICFHSKVFGKDTKISIPVLSVTLLKKTKTALLVPNALIIATVTDRYMFVSLLSRDTTYKLLKSICTHLDDTSMGNSPNPSSAENSFRADRPRTLPLDFNEDYSDLDGIVQQRRQEMEESSSTGSQTPELECFQDYHVVETETHLKVSKPEAKSVRSDAHSKRGPDGKARNSPRNGHSEAFRFLHKVKSQKLLSLNYVLVFYAILVCVLILSTFYMRYKISVLEERLMSMTAFDSHIKEHQVHQDLGSHLQINADALCDELTANLRKLEKNNLQKLLEDSE comes from the exons ATGGTGCTCATGACCGAGCCGCGGTGCGATGCGGAGGAGCCGAGGGCAGCGCGGGCCGCCGGGCGGCGGGAGAACAGGGGCGCTCCGCGGCT tTCAGATGGAGAAAATGGAactgatgaaaaaagaaaggctggaaaatcaCCCACTGTGTCACTTCAGACCCCTACCAGTGAAATGGAGTATTTTGATGACCGGAAAAAAGTTGATCTTGATAG GATCAAGAGCAGCGCAGATAGTCCAGTCCTGATAAGCAAGAGTGACTCCAagattgaaaggaaaaaacgTGCCTCAAATCAG ctgAAGGCAAACGCACACTTTCATAAGCTGTTTCTAGATGTTCCCATTGATGAGCCGCTGAAACAAA GCTTTACATGtgctctgcagaaagaaattcTGTACCAAGGAAAGTTATTCCTTTCTGAAAACTGGATTTGCTTCCATTCCAAAGTCTTTGGTAAAGACACTAAG ATTAGTATACCTGTGCTGTCAGTGACCCTtctgaagaaaaccaaaactgcCCTTCTTGTGCCAAATGCTCTGATCATAGCGACAGTGACAGATAGG TACATGTTTGTCTCACTACTCTCCAGAGATACCACCTACAAGCTATTAAAATCTATCTGTACACATCTTGAC gATACAAGCATGGGCAACAGTCCAAATCCctcttctgcagaaaacagctTCAGGGCTGATCGCCCTAGAACTCTGCCCCTG GATTTCAATGAAGATTATTCTGATCTGGATGGAATAGTGCAGCAGCGAAGACAAGAGATGGAAGagtccagcagcacaggctcacAGACACCAGAGCTGGAGTGCTTCCAAG ATTATCACGTTGTTGAAACAGAGACTCATTTGAAAGTTTCCAAGCCTGAGGCCAAGTCTGTTCGTTCAGATGCACATAGTAAACGTGGGCCTGATGGAAAAGCCCGAAACAGTCCTCGAAATG GCCATTCTGAAGCCTTCAGGTTCCTCCACAAAGTGAAGTCCCAGAAGCTCTTATCTCTGAACTATGTACTTGTATTTTATGCAATTCT tgtttgtgttttaataCTTTCTACCTTCTACATGAGATACAAAATCAGTGTCCTGGAGGAACGCCTTATGTCCATGACAGCCTTTGATTCACATATTAAGGA ACATCAAGTGCACCAAGATTTGGGATCTCACCTGCAAATTAATGCTGATGCCCTTTGTGATGAGTTAACTGCTAATCTTAGAAAATTGGAAAAG
- the GRAMD2B gene encoding GRAM domain-containing protein 2B isoform X1, whose amino-acid sequence MVLMTEPRCDAEEPRAARAAGRRENRGAPRLSDGENGTDEKRKAGKSPTVSLQTPTSEMEYFDDRKKVDLDRIKSSADSPVLISKSDSKIERKKRASNQLKANAHFHKLFLDVPIDEPLKQSFTCALQKEILYQGKLFLSENWICFHSKVFGKDTKISIPVLSVTLLKKTKTALLVPNALIIATVTDRYMFVSLLSRDTTYKLLKSICTHLDDTSMGNSPNPSSAENSFRADRPRTLPLDFNEDYSDLDGIVQQRRQEMEESSSTGSQTPELECFQDYHVVETETHLKVSKPEAKSVRSDAHSKRGPDGKARNSPRNGHSEAFRFLHKVKSQKLLSLNYVLVFYAILVCVLILSTFYMRYKISVLEERLMSMTAFDSHIKEHQVHQDLGSHLQINADALCDELTANLRKLEKIQNNLQKLLEDSE is encoded by the exons ATGGTGCTCATGACCGAGCCGCGGTGCGATGCGGAGGAGCCGAGGGCAGCGCGGGCCGCCGGGCGGCGGGAGAACAGGGGCGCTCCGCGGCT tTCAGATGGAGAAAATGGAactgatgaaaaaagaaaggctggaaaatcaCCCACTGTGTCACTTCAGACCCCTACCAGTGAAATGGAGTATTTTGATGACCGGAAAAAAGTTGATCTTGATAG GATCAAGAGCAGCGCAGATAGTCCAGTCCTGATAAGCAAGAGTGACTCCAagattgaaaggaaaaaacgTGCCTCAAATCAG ctgAAGGCAAACGCACACTTTCATAAGCTGTTTCTAGATGTTCCCATTGATGAGCCGCTGAAACAAA GCTTTACATGtgctctgcagaaagaaattcTGTACCAAGGAAAGTTATTCCTTTCTGAAAACTGGATTTGCTTCCATTCCAAAGTCTTTGGTAAAGACACTAAG ATTAGTATACCTGTGCTGTCAGTGACCCTtctgaagaaaaccaaaactgcCCTTCTTGTGCCAAATGCTCTGATCATAGCGACAGTGACAGATAGG TACATGTTTGTCTCACTACTCTCCAGAGATACCACCTACAAGCTATTAAAATCTATCTGTACACATCTTGAC gATACAAGCATGGGCAACAGTCCAAATCCctcttctgcagaaaacagctTCAGGGCTGATCGCCCTAGAACTCTGCCCCTG GATTTCAATGAAGATTATTCTGATCTGGATGGAATAGTGCAGCAGCGAAGACAAGAGATGGAAGagtccagcagcacaggctcacAGACACCAGAGCTGGAGTGCTTCCAAG ATTATCACGTTGTTGAAACAGAGACTCATTTGAAAGTTTCCAAGCCTGAGGCCAAGTCTGTTCGTTCAGATGCACATAGTAAACGTGGGCCTGATGGAAAAGCCCGAAACAGTCCTCGAAATG GCCATTCTGAAGCCTTCAGGTTCCTCCACAAAGTGAAGTCCCAGAAGCTCTTATCTCTGAACTATGTACTTGTATTTTATGCAATTCT tgtttgtgttttaataCTTTCTACCTTCTACATGAGATACAAAATCAGTGTCCTGGAGGAACGCCTTATGTCCATGACAGCCTTTGATTCACATATTAAGGA ACATCAAGTGCACCAAGATTTGGGATCTCACCTGCAAATTAATGCTGATGCCCTTTGTGATGAGTTAACTGCTAATCTTAGAAAATTGGAAAAG